One part of the Fibrobacter sp. genome encodes these proteins:
- a CDS encoding FecR family protein, translating to MIFSAPVAGKVGLALNECERQKKKDSKWSPLGVGAHVYQTDRLRTGRESELVIRLLDGSAIRMAEFTYIEMSQILVPKGDGTFDTRIKVDSGVVNFAVKKQKKNSTFKFKTSGTHTASIRGTEGFVGSYNNVFAASLVNGKLEVEDGETPVLAIGAGETIFGTDSLVSMKLASSGDPKFAKRLSMIMQSGKDMGEMLKDVKAADEAVQQEKKKAAVDNLPENGFTLNTENAVEVCNEGLALDGIYRTSDPNAKLVVKMGKHEVSENLATIADGQSHPFAYNVAVSDENGLWKETEAELVFVSGKVKDSKKVSLKVNPACRGVNHIAPQVRIASYDSTSCKVQVAVNGMQDDVGILTQSIDGTSVSEEAVSKNGLSRFKLSSGIHEYEYVLKDQAGNVGNAKKMMGCYPVRRFNVEVFGGPREELIVPPPPYGLADRISKMLEFRIRTPENDPQFLYKVTVKQNGKVILQETLTQIQTLDYQIPVELVRGARNKFDIEVIHKSGFRSVAVKKFEVR from the coding sequence TTGATTTTTTCGGCTCCGGTAGCCGGAAAGGTCGGCCTAGCTCTGAACGAATGCGAACGCCAGAAGAAGAAGGACAGTAAGTGGTCCCCTCTGGGGGTCGGTGCTCACGTGTATCAAACCGATAGGTTGCGTACGGGGCGTGAGTCGGAACTCGTTATCCGTCTTCTGGACGGAAGCGCTATACGCATGGCTGAGTTTACTTATATCGAAATGTCTCAAATTCTCGTGCCGAAGGGCGACGGGACGTTTGACACTCGGATTAAGGTGGATTCGGGCGTCGTGAATTTCGCCGTCAAGAAGCAGAAGAAAAATTCCACGTTCAAGTTCAAGACGTCGGGGACGCATACAGCTTCTATCCGCGGGACGGAAGGCTTCGTGGGAAGTTATAACAACGTCTTTGCCGCGAGCCTTGTGAACGGCAAGCTTGAAGTCGAAGATGGCGAGACTCCGGTTTTGGCAATCGGGGCCGGCGAGACGATTTTCGGTACGGATTCCCTGGTCTCCATGAAGTTGGCTTCTTCGGGCGATCCGAAGTTCGCCAAGCGTCTTTCCATGATTATGCAGTCGGGCAAGGACATGGGCGAGATGCTCAAGGATGTGAAGGCAGCCGATGAGGCGGTGCAGCAGGAAAAGAAAAAGGCCGCTGTGGATAACCTGCCCGAAAACGGTTTTACGCTCAATACGGAGAATGCTGTCGAAGTCTGTAATGAAGGGCTTGCGCTTGACGGCATTTACCGCACGAGCGATCCCAATGCGAAACTCGTGGTGAAAATGGGCAAGCATGAGGTGTCCGAGAATCTTGCTACCATAGCCGACGGCCAGTCTCATCCGTTTGCCTACAATGTCGCCGTAAGCGATGAAAACGGACTCTGGAAAGAAACCGAGGCGGAACTGGTCTTTGTTTCGGGCAAGGTCAAGGATTCCAAGAAGGTTTCGCTGAAGGTGAATCCCGCATGTCGCGGTGTGAACCATATCGCCCCGCAGGTGAGAATTGCTTCGTATGATTCGACCTCCTGCAAGGTGCAGGTCGCCGTGAACGGCATGCAGGATGACGTGGGTATCTTGACGCAGTCCATCGACGGGACTTCTGTTTCCGAGGAGGCTGTTTCCAAGAACGGGTTGTCCAGATTCAAGTTGTCGTCGGGCATTCACGAATATGAATATGTGCTGAAGGACCAGGCGGGCAATGTCGGAAATGCAAAGAAGATGATGGGCTGCTATCCAGTACGGCGCTTCAACGTTGAGGTCTTTGGCGGGCCGCGCGAAGAACTGATAGTTCCGCCGCCACCGTATGGTCTCGCGGACAGGATTTCCAAAATGCTGGAATTCAGGATCCGTACCCCCGAAAACGATCCGCAGTTCCTGTACAAGGTGACCGTGAAGCAGAACGGGAAAGTTATTCTGCAGGAAACCTTGACGCAGATACAGACGCTGGATTACCAGATTCCGGTCGAACTTGTCAGGGGTGCGCGCAACAAGTTTGATATTGAAGTCATCCACAAGAGTGGGTTCCGGTCTGTCGCCGTGAAGAAGTTTGAGGTTCGTTGA
- a CDS encoding cadherin domain-containing protein, with protein MENQARWDSLMKYKIWGTDSINIFKNVNISDTIGYNGTKGRLYLLNDEHVLGGPTIVGGNMVFDNSNHDQILKGPVRVEGNLRLGTQDYNVMEGTWCVQGSITSQYNDGDRQWNSLLQGPLYTNETSTVFTKKVGNYGACPEAVPPLEDLSVPYLSDNAWQGSDNLMMTSTSPETGYIHVPPDSVEKNKYGTYDKYYNNFVINGTKNKALYVLMPPGGKLTRIFSKNGFKFDNAVNDLVIQVVYVTEGTKFANGQWDLTNKANFTYVTNSDYSGNLLFYTNRPVQWNYWDGASFQGTWMTTDSIAVGGHFKLAGQIVARYIHFYAHIKGDFQYMPFDPPWIDINPEARTWGTLYEGLSGLQPLSISLNEAPTTDVTFKYCFIFNGNQANNRDTDPDSLNAFASLDDVVTSGIPICNGANSTSYETVTFPKGHKTPTKAVAVAVKDELIEEWGEMFTIRVFDMVGAVLPNKSREGEFLIEIVDDDKAPTSKDTVFVGLEDTDNAFVRFPAYTGNGLPLTDYYVKIESLPMHNSSVAGTLIYDGNVVDADAISAGLVIPSADLGKLTYRGNPNAYGTDVASFIFRIINKGVPAVSSNLVRINLNPVNDAPKVRDTTFTVKENVAGQTTPNAVNGKIPVTDVDDSQFKYAFDNTDANYAKVTSLYTINSKTGKISVKSGVLLNYESADSLLKIKVNVTDSASTTNGTGKITVKSTVTIQILDVNDKPVIRDTTLTVAENSPAGTEVGKVTATDEDTWKVLTFSLADMSGNSGAAQLFTINSDGMIKVATGAKLDYETKKEYKLYAIVTDNGASKGFTNLKDTAIVTIKITDKNDPPIIVDIKDNYNVVENTKTGTVFAQFKVVDVDAADGSTTLSATVKDKNPVSGSVTADQLFGASVAAYNGDTVYVKIFVKDSALLNYEALFKADTVSYNVTLSIKDANGGTGSNTVTADTKIFVTDENEVPTIDDGSFTVAENAPAGRLVGTVSASDPDTYNAVYKKLTYSLVGTSDRYAVASGTGKITVKQGAVIDYETTPNHKDTIKVRVKDGGGLVSRIATIEITITNTNENPELNCVTGDTKCNGPFEIAENSATGTVIHTFAISDVDGNDAGLLKVELADKNGSNAKTLFDVKTNDANTEMIVFVKDSSKLDYETVDAQYVVILTVKDAGNATDTLIRTIKVKDVNERPTISDKTVTKPENLPKDALVAELTATDPDTKHVAEFGHLDYSIITQNTPFWMDSNKVKVADSTKLDFETTPTIKFKVEVKNCTKNSSTGMFTVGCLTDTALVTVKLTNVNENPELKCVTGDTKCNGPFEIAENSATGTVIHTFAISDVDANDAGLLKVELADKNGGNAKTLFDVKTNAANTEMIVFVKDSSKLDYETVNAQYVVILTVKDAGNAIDTLIRTIKVKDVNERPTISDKTVTKPENLPKDALVAELTATDPDTKHVAEFGHLDYRIITQNMPFWMDSNKVRVADSTKLDFETTPTFKFKVEVKNCTKNASTGKFTEGCLADTADVTVKLSDVNENPEIIVDDGPDGDDDTDSLCIAYCDTTGRGVDPEGKKTLTVGVKENVPQATVVLSYVVNDQDAGDINGLKVKLLDNKNTGVDSLFKVDLVKDTQSGKKKLVITVLDSSKLDYETINPRHEVTIVLTDPDGLTDSLVRIIEVLDVNEPPTFESWPFEFEEHNEPGAIVGHVEHGVDVDTTAISGISIPAYYENDKFELTGGADGADTLFKLLKNGDLVALKRFNYETDPHEYVIYISLMDTLMPELVETDTVYITLLDINENPTILTDSVRVEENAKKGTVVDTLEAKDLDLYDTVLTFTLVKDTSGCFEVSKSGVITVKADRCKNLDYEKNPELPITVKATDSKGGSDTKIIAVKITDVNEAPEVDDQTIYVDEDEKIGTVIDTIEARDPDKDPKYSDITYTAIDGDTLVFRIDPKTGEVILRDTLDYEKKSEYKLIVEVSDGEYADTATVTIKVKNVYEQPKVDIIIAETVDSTWHYPDTLYINNKTLCIEWVAMNRVSEEKLKDSTECGIELEEGENIIIRKFEDPTMDTPGVDTLVVYVSTKSPVVTIRKVEDELPDPNIFTVVEEAAKSDTAFYVNTPINEIVVTVKDPDEKTNESFTMKLDLEPLKIPSKTYKTLGDIADFSIALSDKPSSKVTHTPVNGEKIAVSYTEKVNGKELLITYYTDMKGEPLENEDGVVEMTITCTENINGTDVKFSYQADAVTGAVIKTSGGYVKAKDSTGKAAENQVVYTVSYETVDKAGNVVHISYGVDAEGNIVRNEFGSIGYEVTYSFTNKYGNTATQSVFVVIDQVPPKVKILYPTNGEIIYSNFVDVKWTVDLGDGNGPDVQDTLVTQSLKKGGNVIVRMYRDKAGNIASDTVRVVMKNAKEVAISVEQPVTEISKDKVADYYAKSEPEEGETFAVTIYNTKSKKEIETLVGGDFETKEGNGDEPYEGLDGHLGPTLAIDAKAPTFNEVGGLATLDDLVSKEGLVMLDGVNAAKSEKMPVAEYVEEYCSAAFAEKVGSDLSRANLYETEMHVKIWIYTTLGQFVDYYSFTQELNDPDYVNDAGLLTLYFELKPDRDGNVRTKNGRLMATGAYIYKTEVDMRSELQCTLPPVKDESAKSLKKGDVRKVKEDMLKNFGYKRPEKK; from the coding sequence TTGGAGAATCAGGCTCGCTGGGATTCCCTGATGAAGTACAAGATCTGGGGAACGGATTCCATCAATATATTCAAGAACGTCAACATCTCGGATACGATTGGCTACAATGGAACGAAGGGGCGCCTCTATCTCTTAAATGACGAGCATGTTTTGGGTGGTCCGACCATTGTGGGTGGCAACATGGTTTTCGACAATTCGAATCATGATCAAATTCTTAAGGGTCCGGTGCGTGTAGAGGGAAATTTGCGACTTGGTACTCAGGACTATAACGTCATGGAGGGGACGTGGTGCGTTCAGGGGAGTATTACATCGCAGTACAACGATGGCGATAGGCAGTGGAACTCTCTGTTGCAGGGCCCCCTGTATACGAATGAAACAAGCACGGTCTTTACAAAGAAGGTGGGAAACTACGGGGCTTGCCCGGAGGCGGTTCCTCCTCTGGAGGATTTGTCCGTACCTTATTTGTCCGATAATGCCTGGCAGGGTTCGGACAATCTCATGATGACCAGTACAAGTCCAGAAACAGGGTATATCCATGTTCCTCCTGATTCCGTTGAAAAGAATAAGTATGGGACATATGATAAGTACTATAACAATTTTGTTATAAATGGTACCAAGAATAAGGCTCTTTATGTGCTAATGCCTCCTGGCGGCAAGTTGACTAGAATATTCTCGAAGAACGGTTTCAAATTCGATAATGCCGTGAATGATTTGGTAATTCAGGTGGTATATGTCACCGAGGGCACGAAGTTTGCAAATGGCCAGTGGGATTTGACGAATAAGGCTAATTTTACCTACGTGACCAATTCTGATTACTCGGGTAACCTGCTCTTTTACACAAACAGGCCTGTTCAATGGAATTATTGGGATGGAGCTTCATTCCAGGGCACCTGGATGACGACGGACTCCATTGCTGTCGGCGGTCACTTTAAACTGGCTGGCCAGATTGTTGCAAGATATATTCATTTCTATGCCCATATCAAGGGTGACTTTCAGTACATGCCTTTCGACCCGCCTTGGATCGATATCAATCCTGAAGCCCGTACATGGGGTACCCTCTATGAAGGTCTTTCTGGCTTGCAGCCGCTTAGCATTTCTTTGAACGAAGCCCCGACGACCGACGTCACCTTCAAGTATTGTTTTATTTTCAATGGTAATCAGGCGAACAACAGGGATACGGACCCAGATTCATTGAATGCGTTTGCCAGCTTGGACGATGTCGTCACATCGGGGATTCCTATTTGTAATGGAGCCAATTCTACCAGCTACGAGACGGTGACGTTCCCCAAGGGACATAAGACGCCGACAAAGGCAGTTGCGGTTGCGGTCAAGGACGAACTCATCGAGGAATGGGGCGAAATGTTCACGATTCGCGTGTTCGACATGGTGGGCGCCGTGCTCCCGAACAAGAGCCGTGAAGGCGAGTTCCTAATCGAAATCGTGGACGACGACAAGGCCCCTACCAGCAAGGATACTGTATTTGTTGGCCTTGAAGATACGGACAATGCGTTTGTCCGGTTCCCGGCCTATACGGGTAACGGGCTTCCTCTGACGGATTATTATGTGAAGATTGAATCGCTGCCGATGCACAACAGCAGTGTCGCCGGTACGTTGATTTATGACGGCAACGTCGTGGATGCCGATGCAATTTCTGCGGGTCTCGTGATTCCAAGCGCCGACCTCGGTAAGCTCACGTATCGTGGAAACCCGAATGCGTACGGAACGGATGTCGCCTCGTTCATCTTCAGGATTATCAACAAGGGTGTCCCCGCTGTCAGCAGCAATCTTGTCCGTATTAACCTCAATCCGGTGAACGACGCCCCGAAGGTGAGAGACACAACGTTCACGGTCAAGGAAAACGTCGCAGGTCAAACGACTCCCAATGCGGTGAACGGCAAAATTCCCGTGACGGATGTGGATGATAGCCAGTTTAAGTACGCCTTTGATAATACGGATGCGAACTACGCCAAGGTGACCTCCTTGTATACCATCAATTCGAAGACGGGCAAGATTTCCGTGAAGAGCGGTGTCTTGCTGAATTACGAATCGGCGGACAGCCTCTTGAAAATCAAGGTGAATGTTACGGATTCCGCATCCACGACTAACGGTACCGGTAAGATTACGGTCAAGTCCACTGTGACCATCCAGATTCTTGATGTCAACGACAAGCCGGTCATTAGAGACACGACTTTGACGGTTGCGGAGAATTCGCCTGCAGGTACCGAAGTGGGCAAGGTTACCGCGACGGACGAAGACACCTGGAAGGTGCTTACCTTCTCGCTTGCCGATATGTCGGGAAATAGTGGTGCAGCGCAGCTCTTTACGATCAATTCGGACGGCATGATTAAGGTGGCTACGGGTGCCAAGCTCGATTACGAGACGAAGAAGGAATACAAACTCTACGCCATCGTGACGGACAATGGTGCCTCTAAGGGCTTTACGAACCTGAAGGATACCGCCATAGTCACAATCAAGATTACGGACAAAAATGATCCGCCCATCATCGTCGATATCAAGGACAATTATAACGTTGTCGAAAATACCAAGACCGGGACTGTTTTTGCCCAATTCAAGGTTGTCGATGTGGATGCGGCCGATGGCAGCACTACTTTGAGCGCAACTGTCAAGGACAAGAACCCGGTTTCGGGCTCTGTTACTGCCGACCAGCTCTTCGGAGCTTCCGTCGCGGCATACAATGGCGATACAGTGTATGTCAAAATATTCGTGAAGGATAGCGCCCTCTTGAACTACGAAGCGCTGTTCAAGGCCGATACGGTTAGCTACAATGTGACCCTGTCCATAAAGGATGCCAATGGTGGCACCGGAAGCAACACCGTTACCGCCGATACGAAGATCTTCGTGACCGATGAAAACGAAGTCCCGACTATCGATGATGGCTCGTTTACCGTTGCCGAAAACGCTCCTGCGGGAAGGCTTGTGGGTACCGTCAGCGCTTCTGACCCGGATACCTATAATGCGGTCTACAAAAAACTCACGTACTCGCTTGTCGGCACTTCTGACCGTTATGCGGTTGCAAGCGGTACCGGCAAGATTACGGTGAAGCAAGGTGCGGTAATTGACTACGAGACGACTCCGAACCACAAGGATACCATCAAGGTCCGCGTTAAGGACGGCGGTGGACTCGTGTCGAGGATTGCGACCATCGAAATTACCATTACCAACACGAACGAGAACCCGGAGCTCAATTGCGTTACGGGCGATACCAAGTGCAACGGCCCGTTCGAAATTGCCGAAAATTCCGCTACGGGAACCGTCATCCACACGTTCGCGATTTCTGACGTAGACGGAAACGATGCTGGCCTGCTGAAGGTTGAACTTGCCGACAAGAATGGCAGCAATGCGAAGACGCTCTTCGACGTGAAGACGAATGACGCGAATACGGAAATGATTGTCTTTGTAAAGGACAGTTCGAAGCTCGACTACGAGACCGTGGATGCCCAGTATGTCGTGATCCTTACGGTGAAGGATGCGGGCAATGCGACTGACACGCTTATACGTACCATCAAGGTGAAGGACGTGAACGAACGCCCGACGATTTCGGACAAGACTGTCACGAAGCCCGAAAACCTCCCGAAGGACGCCCTCGTTGCGGAACTTACCGCGACCGACCCGGATACGAAGCATGTGGCGGAATTCGGTCACCTGGATTACAGCATCATCACGCAGAACACTCCGTTCTGGATGGATTCGAACAAGGTGAAGGTCGCCGACTCTACGAAGCTCGATTTCGAGACGACTCCGACCATCAAGTTCAAGGTGGAAGTCAAGAACTGCACGAAGAACTCCTCTACGGGCATGTTCACCGTGGGTTGCCTTACCGATACCGCCCTCGTGACGGTCAAGCTCACGAACGTGAACGAGAATCCGGAACTCAAGTGCGTTACGGGCGATACCAAGTGCAACGGCCCGTTCGAGATTGCTGAAAATTCCGCTACGGGAACCGTCATTCACACGTTCGCGATTTCTGACGTGGACGCAAACGATGCGGGCCTGCTGAAGGTTGAACTTGCCGACAAGAACGGCGGCAATGCGAAGACGCTCTTCGACGTGAAGACGAATGCCGCGAATACGGAAATGATTGTCTTTGTAAAGGATAGCTCGAAGCTCGACTACGAGACCGTGAATGCCCAGTATGTCGTGATCCTTACGGTGAAGGATGCGGGCAATGCGATTGACACGCTCATACGTACCATCAAGGTGAAGGACGTGAACGAACGCCCGACGATTTCGGACAAGACGGTCACGAAGCCCGAAAACCTCCCGAAGGACGCCCTCGTTGCGGAACTTACCGCGACCGACCCGGATACGAAGCATGTGGCTGAATTCGGTCACCTGGATTACCGCATCATCACGCAGAACATGCCGTTCTGGATGGATTCGAACAAGGTGAGGGTGGCCGACTCTACGAAGCTCGATTTCGAGACGACTCCGACCTTCAAGTTCAAGGTGGAAGTCAAGAACTGCACGAAGAACGCCTCTACGGGCAAGTTTACCGAGGGCTGCCTTGCCGATACGGCTGACGTGACGGTCAAGCTCTCTGACGTGAACGAAAATCCGGAAATTATCGTGGACGATGGTCCCGATGGTGACGACGACACCGACTCGCTCTGCATCGCATACTGCGATACGACTGGCCGTGGCGTCGATCCGGAAGGCAAGAAGACCCTTACCGTGGGTGTCAAGGAAAACGTGCCGCAGGCGACTGTCGTACTTTCGTACGTCGTTAACGACCAGGATGCCGGCGATATCAACGGCCTGAAGGTCAAGTTGCTCGACAACAAGAATACTGGCGTCGATTCCCTCTTTAAGGTCGATCTCGTGAAGGACACGCAGAGCGGCAAGAAGAAACTTGTCATTACCGTGCTGGACAGCTCCAAGCTCGATTACGAGACGATTAACCCGAGGCACGAGGTGACGATTGTCCTTACCGACCCGGATGGCCTTACGGATTCGCTCGTGCGCATTATCGAAGTGCTTGACGTGAACGAACCGCCGACCTTCGAATCTTGGCCGTTCGAATTCGAGGAACATAATGAGCCGGGTGCCATTGTCGGCCATGTCGAACATGGTGTCGATGTTGACACGACAGCTATTTCGGGAATCAGCATCCCCGCGTACTACGAGAACGACAAGTTCGAATTGACGGGTGGTGCCGACGGTGCCGATACGCTGTTCAAGCTTTTGAAGAACGGCGACCTGGTTGCCCTGAAGAGATTCAACTACGAGACGGACCCGCACGAATATGTCATCTACATTTCCCTGATGGATACGTTGATGCCTGAACTCGTCGAGACCGATACGGTTTATATTACGCTCCTCGATATCAACGAAAATCCGACAATCCTTACGGACTCCGTGCGTGTCGAAGAAAACGCGAAGAAGGGTACAGTCGTCGATACCCTCGAGGCGAAGGATCTCGACCTGTACGATACCGTGCTGACCTTTACGCTGGTCAAGGATACGAGCGGATGCTTCGAAGTCTCCAAGAGCGGCGTGATTACCGTGAAGGCCGACCGCTGCAAGAACCTGGATTACGAAAAGAATCCGGAACTCCCGATTACGGTGAAGGCGACCGACTCCAAGGGCGGTTCCGATACCAAGATTATTGCTGTGAAGATTACGGACGTGAACGAGGCTCCGGAAGTCGACGACCAGACTATCTACGTGGATGAAGACGAGAAGATTGGAACGGTTATCGATACGATCGAGGCTAGGGACCCCGATAAGGATCCGAAGTACAGCGATATCACGTACACTGCCATCGACGGCGATACCTTGGTGTTCCGTATCGATCCGAAGACGGGCGAGGTCATCTTGCGGGATACCCTCGATTACGAAAAGAAGTCGGAATACAAGCTCATTGTCGAGGTCTCCGATGGCGAGTATGCGGATACGGCGACGGTCACCATCAAGGTGAAGAATGTCTACGAACAGCCCAAGGTCGATATCATCATCGCCGAGACGGTGGATTCGACGTGGCATTATCCGGATACCCTCTACATCAACAACAAGACTCTGTGCATTGAATGGGTCGCCATGAACCGTGTTTCCGAAGAAAAGCTGAAGGACTCTACGGAATGCGGCATCGAACTCGAGGAAGGCGAGAACATCATCATCCGCAAGTTCGAAGACCCGACGATGGATACTCCGGGTGTCGATACGCTCGTGGTATACGTGAGCACGAAGTCCCCGGTGGTCACGATCCGCAAGGTCGAAGACGAACTGCCTGACCCGAACATCTTTACCGTGGTGGAAGAAGCCGCGAAGAGTGATACGGCATTCTACGTGAATACCCCGATTAACGAGATTGTCGTGACGGTCAAGGATCCGGACGAAAAGACCAACGAATCCTTCACGATGAAGCTCGACTTGGAACCGTTGAAGATTCCGTCCAAGACGTACAAGACGCTTGGTGATATTGCGGACTTCAGCATTGCCTTGAGCGACAAGCCGTCTTCGAAGGTGACGCATACGCCGGTCAACGGTGAGAAGATTGCCGTCAGCTACACGGAGAAGGTGAACGGGAAGGAACTTCTGATTACCTACTACACCGACATGAAGGGCGAACCGCTCGAGAATGAAGACGGCGTGGTGGAAATGACTATCACCTGTACCGAGAACATAAACGGTACTGACGTGAAGTTCTCTTACCAGGCCGATGCCGTTACCGGTGCCGTTATCAAGACATCGGGCGGATACGTGAAGGCCAAGGATTCGACGGGCAAGGCCGCCGAGAACCAGGTGGTCTACACGGTTTCTTATGAGACTGTGGACAAGGCCGGCAACGTCGTGCACATCTCTTACGGCGTGGATGCCGAGGGCAATATCGTGAGAAACGAGTTCGGCAGCATCGGCTACGAGGTTACGTACTCCTTCACGAACAAGTACGGCAACACCGCAACGCAGTCTGTATTCGTAGTGATCGACCAGGTGCCGCCCAAGGTCAAGATCCTGTACCCGACTAACGGCGAAATTATCTACTCGAACTTTGTCGATGTGAAGTGGACTGTGGACCTCGGCGATGGCAACGGCCCGGATGTCCAGGATACGCTCGTGACGCAGAGCCTCAAGAAGGGCGGAAACGTTATCGTACGCATGTACCGCGACAAGGCGGGCAACATAGCGAGCGATACGGTGCGTGTCGTCATGAAGAACGCGAAGGAAGTTGCAATCTCCGTCGAACAGCCGGTTACCGAAATTTCGAAGGACAAGGTTGCTGATTACTACGCAAAGAGCGAGCCTGAAGAAGGCGAGACCTTTGCTGTGACCATCTACAACACGAAGTCCAAGAAGGAAATCGAAACCCTCGTGGGTGGTGACTTCGAAACCAAGGAAGGTAACGGTGATGAACCGTATGAAGGCCTTGATGGACACCTCGGACCGACGCTCGCTATCGATGCTAAGGCTCCGACGTTCAACGAAGTGGGTGGCCTCGCCACGCTCGACGACTTGGTCAGCAAGGAAGGCCTCGTGATGCTTGACGGTGTCAACGCTGCCAAGAGCGAGAAGATGCCTGTCGCGGAATACGTGGAAGAGTACTGCTCCGCCGCCTTTGCCGAAAAGGTGGGCAGCGACCTGAGCCGTGCGAACTTGTATGAAACCGAAATGCACGTGAAGATCTGGATCTACACGACTCTCGGTCAGTTTGTGGATTACTACTCCTTCACGCAGGAACTTAACGATCCTGACTACGTGAACGATGCCGGTCTCCTGACGCTGTACTTCGAATTGAAACCGGATAGGGATGGCAATGTCCGTACGAAGAACGGTCGTCTCATGGCAACGGGCGCTTACATCTACAAGACCGAAGTCGACATGAGGTCTGAATTGCAGTGTACGCTCCCGCCTGTGAAGGATGAATCGGCGAAGTCCTTGAAGAAGGGCGATGTCCGCAAGGTCAAGGAAGACATGCTGAAGAACTTCGGCTACAAGCGACCGGAAAAGAAGTAA